The genomic stretch TGTGCTCGGTGAACTGCATGATGCGGGTACCTTGGAAATGGCGCAAGGTGCGCTGAAGAGCCGCCACAAGATCGGCGTGATCGGCATGAATCAACTGAACAAGTCGGGTGCTCAAAACATGATCAAAAACGGGATGAGCACCCTGCAATTTCTCGGTCAGCTCGATCCGAACAAACTGCAAACACTGCTCGCTTCGCTGGCCGCTGGCGTCGAGCATGCCGTGCCGACCGAGCCAGAACCGAAAAACAAAAAAACAGGGGTGTTCGATCTGATCAAAGGAGTGCGCGATCCGGAAGTATCGTCGTCCCTTTCGATGTTGCTCAACTTCTTGCGCGGAATGGGCGCAAAGAAAGGGGGGGAGTAGGATGGCGATCCACAAACTGTTTGTCAAAGGCATGAGCCATCCTGGCGATTGTGAAAAAATTGGCCACGCACTGCGCCAAGTTTTTGGGATTCAAGAAGTGACGATCAATTATCACGATGCTGAAGTGACGGTCAGCTATGATGAACGCGCCGCTTCCCTGCACGATTTTCAACAAGCGATCGACGATTGCGGATTTCAAGCGACTGCCGAGTGAAAACTCGGCTTTGGTTCGCTGGAGATGCTGATCGCGATGGCGGCGTTTTTCCTCCCGGTGGTCAAGAAGTATGGCAAATCGAGCGAACCTGTAGTGCAAACGACCTCCACCCACTAGGGAGGAGGTTTTTCTATTTGTTGGGTGGTAATTTTCTGAAAGTTAACACTTTAGTTCCGTGAGTATCTATATTATAATTGTTATAACCTACTAAACGAAGGGGAAATTTAAATGAATCAAGTTGCGGAGCGGATTATATCGACGTTGTTAGATAATGGATATCGTGCGTTTACTGGTGTCCCATGCTCATTGCTTAAGGGCGCCTTTCGCTTGTTGGAGGAGGAGATGCGACAAGAGAAACCGCGCTTGCGCTATGTGAGCGCAGTGCGTGAAGATTCGGCACTGGGGCTGGCAGCTGGGATGTATCTGGGTGGTGAGAAGACTGT from Tumebacillus algifaecis encodes the following:
- a CDS encoding DUF1641 domain-containing protein, which encodes MAKATTQIEKRVPSQAEQEADALKEVLGAVVQHKDALLTFLDVLGELHDAGTLEMAQGALKSRHKIGVIGMNQLNKSGAQNMIKNGMSTLQFLGQLDPNKLQTLLASLAAGVEHAVPTEPEPKNKKTGVFDLIKGVRDPEVSSSLSMLLNFLRGMGAKKGGE
- a CDS encoding heavy-metal-associated domain-containing protein — encoded protein: MAIHKLFVKGMSHPGDCEKIGHALRQVFGIQEVTINYHDAEVTVSYDERAASLHDFQQAIDDCGFQATAE